In Nicotiana tabacum cultivar K326 chromosome 11, ASM71507v2, whole genome shotgun sequence, a single window of DNA contains:
- the LOC107806478 gene encoding WPP domain-associated protein-like → MDNLFGEIDCRSKSDGIVMGILRSAMDKAHEKVQSEAGSIEFLHERSKFYELAVILVESGLSIVQQETDILESNREKVISDLTEMRHWLLGRIKVMKLLITEKDRELTERTENELKLRQVLESKERELVFIRDKFELQRTKSEGSQDLRLVLKNEAKECETSDSKLDSELLNEGSCQNDLYVSYHIPEIKPMTDHSLRPEQNNVIQQMSSDIYILKETLDFAFGRRDNGEMVPLEKQWRRTIEKDTLSVLIKGFIYDIQKRFESELKKRGDQIPLEFSNENLSEFICEITALRHELETLYSRHEEGRKTMNKQDFLGQKLAKVRRTCSEPLPKDARQLSDQEDQEDGGSNYVAKLIKNHESIIKKQFEDRNCKSIFHKKDMELDILDRMIKDIITRLDVIISSLNVKSIDKKHVKEKNLESIKGTATLLLSQFDIEDGNLETLVKNFRDGNILPETIGSLLKEDVYMVLFIEMVKACKEEKDDIDMEIQIREDIYKFIMVEAVKDVHTKFSEYLNPAYKKVEIDGTEESLIQKLDSLLKCLESGEDLMAKASSEREEHNVRHELEILECDEVEERETIEWLLNDDECTFTSVNEKLEIAMRQLSTSKELLFDLEQSLGISPDVLAKSTDDCLHINTSSVVSQTEEPQGLSVINPSDVLILAQIADFHQVIQEFEVNVVHNIDTKSSRLEKLKHQFHNLIVEPVALIKKRKLLYKKAFLARCQNLKLAETEVDLLGDQVEALLHLLEKIYVILDQNSIVLSCRFQVFDILKLIKDKLEDAVACVSTS, encoded by the exons ATGGACAACCTGTTTGGTGAAATAGATTGTAGATCAAAATCAGACGGAATAGTGATGGGAATTCTAAGATCTGCTATGGACAAAGCACATGAAAAGGTCCAATCTGAAGCTGGATCCATTGAGTTTCTTCACGAGAGATCAAAGTTCTATGAATTGGCAGTGATCCTTGTGGAATCAGGTCTAAGCATTGTTCAACAAGAGACTGATATTCTTGAAAGCAACCGCGAAAAGGTCATCTCAGACTTAACAGAAATGAGGCATTGGCTCTTGGGAAGGATTAAGGTAATGAAACTCTTAATCACTGAGAAAGATAGAGAATTAACAGAGAGGACTGAAAATGAGTTAAAGCTCAGACAGGTTTTGGAATCCAAAGAAAGAGAACTTGTTTTTATTCGCGACAAATTTGAGCTTCAGAGAACAAAGAGTGAAGGGTCTCAAGATTTGAGGTTAGTACTAAAGAATGAAGCTAAAGAATGTGAAACTAGTGACTCGAAGTTGGATTCAGAACTTCTAAATGAGGGAAGTTGTCAAAATGACTTGTATGTAAGTTACCATATTCCTGAAATAAAGCCAATGACTGATCATTCATTAAGGCCTGAACAGAACAATGTGATTCAACAGATGAGTTctgatatatatattttaaaagaaacCTTGGATTTTGCATTTGGGAGAAGGGATAATGGTGAGATGGTTCCTTTAGAAAAGCAATGGAGGCGTACCATTGAGAAAGATACATTATCTGTCTTGATAAAAGGATTCATATATGATATCCAAAAAAGATTTGAATCAGAGTTGAAGAAAAGGGGTGATCAAATTCCACTTGAATTTTCAAATGAGAACTTATCAGAATTTATCTGTGAGATAACAGCGTTGCGCCATGAACTAGAGACCTTGTATAGTAGACATGAGGAGGGAAGGAAAACAATGAACAAGCAAGATTTCTTAGgccaaaagttggcaaaggtacGTCGGACGTGTAGTGAGCCTTTGCCAAAAGATGCTCGTCAACTGTCTGATCAAGAGGACCAAGAAGATGGTGGGAGTAATTATGTTGCTAAGCTGATTAAGAATCATGAGTCAATTATAAAGAAGCAGTTCGAAGATCGCAATTGTAAATCCATTTTCCACAAAAAAGACATGGAACTTGATATCTTGGACAGAATGATAAAAGACATCATCACAAGATTGGATGTTATAATAAGCTCACTGAACGTTAAGTCAATCGATAAGAAACATGTGAAAGAGAAAAACTTGGAGTCAATAAAAGGCACTGCTACTTTATTGCTAAGTCAATTTGATATAGAAGATGGGAATTTAGAAACATTGGTTAAGAATTTTAGAGATGGCAACATCTTACCAGAGACAATAGGGAGCCTATTGAAAGAGGATGTCTACATGGTACTCTTCATTGAAATGGTTAAGGCATGTAAGGAGGAAAAAGATGATATTGATATGGAAATTCAAATAAGAGAAGATATATACAAGTTTATCATGGTTGAGGCTGTGAAAGATGTACATACCAAATTTTCGGAATATTTGAATCCTGCTTATAAGAAGGTGGAAATTGATGGAACTGAGGAAAGCCTGATTCAAAAGCTCGATTCTTTGTTAAAATGTCTCGAGTCAGGGGAAGATCTAATGGCGAAAGCAAGTTCTGAGAGAGAAGAACACAATGTGCGTCATGAACTTGAAATCTTGGAATGTGATGAGGTTGAGGAGCGCGAGACTATTGAATGGCTGTTGAATGATGATGAGTGCACTTTCACTTCTGTGAACGAAAAACTAGAGATCGCGATGAGACAACTGTCTACAAGCAAAGAATTGTTGTTTGATTTGGAACAAAGTCTTGGAATTTCACCTGATGTTTTAGCAAAAAGTACTGATGATTGCCTACACATAAACACTAGTAGTGTTGTGTCTCAAACTGAAGAACCACAAGGGTTGTCAGTTATTAATCCATCTGATGTTTTGATCTTAGCACAGATAGCAGATTTTCATCAAGTGATTCAAGAATTTGAGGTCAATGTAGTTCATAATATAGACACAAAATCGTCGAg GTTAGAGAAACTGAAACACCAATTCCACAACTTAATTGTTGAACCAGTTGCtttaataaagaaaaggaaattgcTTTACAAGAAGGCTTTCTTAGCAAGATGTCAGAATCTAAAATTGGCTGAAACTGAG GTGGATTTGCTGGGGGATCAAGTAGAAGCACTTTTGCATCTGCTTGAGAAAATATACGTGATACTCGACCAAAATTCAATTGTTTTATCTTGCCGTTTTCAG GTGTTTGACATCTTAAAACTTATCAAAGACAAGTTGGAAGATGCAGTTGCTTGTGTATCTACTTCTTAG
- the LOC107806477 gene encoding caffeoylshikimate esterase produces the protein MKHPVAEANEVSPFGSLSPDEFYSHHSVSHGSEFITNSRGLKLFTQWWTPLPPANPIGVVCVVHGFTGESSWFVQLTAVHFAKHGFAVCAIDHQGHGFSDGLVAHIPDINPVVDDCIAFFDSFRQRHAPPYLPSFLYAESLGGAIALLITLRQGDSALNRPFDGVVLNGAMCGISAKFKPPWPLEHLLDIAAFLIPTWRVVPTRGSIPEVSFKMEWKRKLAVASPRRPLGRPRAATARELVRVCGDLQRRFEEVKVPFLVIHGGGDVVCDPACVENLYRRASSEDKTLNVYPGMWHQLVGEPEENVEQVFGDVLEWLTTRAERAAGKKAAEGGGA, from the exons ATGAAGCATCCAGTTGCAGAGGCGAACGAGGTCAGCCCATTCGGGTCATTGAGCCCCGACGAGTTCTATTCTCACCACTCAGTGAGTCACGGCTCCGAGTTCATCACCAATTCTCGAGGTCTCAAACTCTTCACTCAGTGGTGGACCCCACTCCCTCCCGCTAACCCTATCGGCGTCGTCTGCGTTGTTCACGGATTCACCGGCGAGTCCAGCTGGTTCGTTCAACTCACCGCCGTTCACTTCGCCAAGCACGGTTTCGCCGTCTGTGCAATCGATCACCAAGGCCATGGCTTCTCCGATGGCCTCGTGGCTCATATACCCGACATTAACCCCGTCGTCGATGACTGTATcgccttcttcgattctttccgTCAGCGCCACGCGCCGCCATATCTTCCTTCGTTTCTCTACGCTGAATCTCTCGGCGGCGCAATTGCACTTCTCATTACTCTCCGGCAGGGAGATTCTGCTCTAAATAGGCCTTTTGACGGCGTCGTTTTGAACGGGGCCATGTGCGGTATCAGCGCTAAGTTCAAACCGCCGTGGCCGTTGGAGCATCTTCTGGACATTGCAGCATTTCTCATTCCCACATGGCGCGTTGTTCCCACTCGTGGCTCTATTCCTGAAGTCTCATTCAAG ATGGAGTGGAAGAGGAAACTGGCAGTGGCAAGCCCTAGGAGGCCACTGGGGAGACCACGAGCGGCGACGGCGCGTGAACTGGTGAGAGTGTGCGGGGATCTGCAGAGGAGATTCGAAGAAGTGAAGGTGCCGTTCCTGGTCATACACGGCGGCGGGGACGTCGTCTGTGATCCGGCTTGCGTCGAGAACCTTTACCGGCGAGCGTCTAGTGAAGACAAAACTCTGAATGTTTACCCCGGAATGTGGCACCAGCTGGTAGGAGAACCGGAGGAGAATGTGGAACAAGTGTTTGGAGATGTTTTGGAGTGGCTGACAACCAGAGCAGAGCGTGCCGCTGGGAAGAAAGCGGCAGAGGGCGGCGGCGCGTAG